catGCACcattggcactagtcggacccctgtcggcagcttttccaccgattcagcatgttgaatcagcggagcccatcggtgagagagatcactctgattggctgttcagcttagtggaTCAGTGCAGAACGAACATGCTAGTCGgccatcggctgtagtctttgcggtgtgttcaagtgctactttttggcccagatagCAGGCGATGTGAGGTgacacaacagtcggccttcgtcgcctttagtcggtttggtgtgtctggaccctaagttttgtctttgtttaatggctgggagagcttggtctgctgtgtcctgtgggaccaaggaccacggccctgcctggagctgaaaccaaggaggtaacaccgagggcagtctgacagggcgCAGAAGCGGGGCATTCTAAGCtagctgctggcccatgcaggccagttccgataacaccgagggcggtctggcggcgaccttgcctggcattgactgtggtgtgtttggtgtcgtcgtgtggagtgcaaggaggtgtgttgagggggtctggctgggagagctggcgttgccctgcctggagctgtgcccgaggaggaagcacccagggcagtctgacaggatgtggaaatggggcaggctaagctaactgcgagcccatgcagaccggcagttccgacagtcatcctgattggtgttcgttcccttggatagtgatttttttttcttttgtttggatatatgtgttagttagtatgtgtgttcttgtagttcttgtagtttttggatatgtgtttttgtctttgtgttgcactgctgtgggctggaggaaacgatatttcatttcatttcatgtacttccatacatgaaatgaaatgacagatagagtgttcctgattcctgatatatatatatatgtgtgtgtatatgtgtatatatatacacatgactGATAAAACACAAATTCAACTGACAAGGAGTCATTTGGCATGATGGAGGCTTTCCCCATTAAGTCCACAGCACCCGTGGACGTGTTGTGGGATTTCATTTTGTATTGCTACACGTTGACTTTctggctgaaaaaaaaaacagcaacacaaacaTGTGCTTCATGGCTTCATATTTCCCTGTTGGAAACTGAAGCGGCAGCTCCAGGGCAGTTTTTTGCGGAGGTCTAGGGAGGAAAAAGTAAAAAAGAGAATTTCATGAGCAGCCAAGCCTAGGTTGTCGGCTTTGTGTTGCACACCAAGGACCCTTTAGAAAGCCCTGTCTGCTGCAAGTCCTGCAGGTCCCCTTATGAACCGTCTCACACACATGTCATATGAGGGCCCGGACGCACCAAATTGACTAGTGGCAACGAAGGCTGACTGTTGCatcacctgccgtctgggccaaaaagtagcacttgaacacaccgtaaAGACTACAGCtgatggccaactagcatgtaggtTCTGCACTGactcactaagctgaacagcaacagagtgatctctctcaccgacgggctccgctgattcaacatgctgagCTAGAgttagtggccatgtgtactattcacagaggattggggaatagttgcaattacagcattgcaagatggtgacagatgtactctcgcccccccttggttcagggatggtcgttccctcttcacatagatggcctctttgactccccgttcaaaccagcaggATCAggtccctcggcacaaacagcgcaatatagtgtacactgttaagtgccaggaggattgaagggacttgtacatcgggtaaactaaacagacgctggacaAGAGGATGgctcaacacaggagagctaacacctcaggccaggactccacagtctacaccatctacagaccaggactccacagtctacaccatctacagaccaggactccacagtctacaccatctacagaccaggactccacagtctacaccatctacagaccaggactccacagtctacaccatctacagaccaggactccacagtctacaccatctacagaccaggactccacagtctacaccatctacagaccaggactccacagtctacaccatctacagaccaggactccacagtctacaccatctacagaccaggactccacagtctacaccatctacagggcagtggccactctttcagggatgaggatgtgcacatccttgatagcgaggaacgctggtttgaacggtgagtcaaagaggccatctgtgttaagagggaacgaccatccctgaaccgaggggggcccaagggcccagacacaccaaaccgactagcggcgatgaaggccgactgttgcgtcacctCACGTCACCTGCCACCTGgctaaaaagtagcacttgaacacactgcaaagactacagccgacggccctgattcactagcttagcactgattcgctaagctaaACAGCCGATCAGAGTGATCTCTGTCACCGACGGGCTCtgctgattcaacatgctgaatcagccgaaaagctgccgacaggggttcgactagtgccgacggtgcgggacacaccgcaaaaactaagGTTACAGACACTCACTgatggcccgacattggccgaggGTCAGGCCCTTAGCGTGTTGAGCGGAAACTAAAAGAGCGAAAATAGCAAACTTAAAATCAGCTATTATtgtgttatttatttgtttgtttggattccccccccccttttttttttctccccagttgtacccagccaattaccccactcttccaagctgctccaccccccctactgatccggggagggctgcagactaccacatgcctcctccgatacatgtggagtcgccggccgcttcttttcacctgacagtgaggagtttcaccagggggatgtagcgtgtgggaggatcacgctatcctgctgctgttccccctcccccccgaacaggcgccccgaccgaccagaggagaggcgctagtgcagcgacccacatctggcttctcacgcgcagacacggccagttgtgtctgtagggacgcccaaccaagccggaggtaacacggggatttgaaccggcgatccccgtgttggtaggcagtggaatagaccactgtactacccagacgcccccccgcTGTTCTTGCGTATTATTGAAGAGATGAGTTATCTCTGGCCATCCCCTAATAAGACTGTAACGTGCTGATATCTTCATCTTTTTGGTGGTTTACATGGCGAGCCGACGCCACAGCTTCTGTCTGAGTCTGACTATGCAGCACAGTACGTTTAAAGGTTTGATCTGGgtaaaacatcacacacacacacacacacacacacacacacacacacacacacacacacacacacacatgcacacacacacacacacactttccctttCAGACTCCTCCTTGCTTTGCTCCCCTTTTTGCGCCTcccacccccacctctctctctccttccacttACAccgtctctccctcctcttctgtcatcatttcGCCTCGGAGCCTCCTGCgggctgacagagagagagagagagagagagagagagagagagcgagagagggggaaaaaaaggaaaacgcCAGGCAGTTGTGTCGGTGCATGCTGCGGAGCGGCGGCAGGAGAAGCAGCAGCAGAGGGAGCGGACCGCAGCATGTTCCAGCGCAGCCATGACTTGCTCCGCGTCAGACAGCGAGAAGATCGTCATCAACTGCGGCGGCATCCGGCATGAGACCTACCGGAGCACCCTCAAGACCCTCCCGGGCACCCGGCTGTCCTGGCTCACCGAACCGGACGCCTTCAGCAACTTTGACTATGACCCCAAGTCGGACGAGTTCTTCTTCGACCGGCATCCGGCCACCTTCGCCTTCATCCTCAACTACTACCGCACCGGCAAGCTGCACTGCCCCAACGACGTGTGCGGTCCGCTGTTCGAGGAGGAGCTGGCTTTCTGGGGCATCGACGAGACGGACGTGGAGGCGTGCTGCTGGATGAACTACCGGCAGCACCGGGACGCCGAGGAGGCGCTGGACAGCTTCGAGACCCCCGAGCCGGACGTGCCGGAGGACGACCCGGCGCTGACCGGCGGCGCAGACGGCGACCTGAAGCGGCTGTGCCTGCAGGAGGACGGGCGCAAGGCGACGTGGTGGGAGGTGTGGCAGCCCAATATCTGGGCTCTGTTCGAGGACCCCTACTCCTCCAAATATGCCCGAGTGAGTGATGACCCGCGGGGGCCCCCCGGgcttttttctactctggttctgattctgtttCTGTTCTGTTTCTCATCTGGTTCTATTTgtgctctgctctctctctctctctctctctctctctctctccccgtctgtcgCTGAAAGCTTTTCCTGACTGTCCCACAGACAGAGTCGGTGTCCTTCTGGCTTGTTCTCTCCCTCGGTACCACTGAGGAGGTTTCTTCCCTTTTCCTTACAcacttgtctttctctctcttttctctgtttctctctctcttattcgcTCTCTTTGTTTCCCGCTAACACGCACATgaactctctcttcctcttttcttcttctcttactTCTTACTTCTTTTTCTTTAGTTCATTTTTAGTGTGGCTTAGTATTCActgcaggcggcacagtggcacagtggttagcgcggtcgcctcacagcaagaaggttctgggttcgagccccggggtagtccaacctcgggggttgtcccatgtcatcttctgtgtggagtttgcatgttctccccgtgtcggcgtgggtttcctccgggggctcctgttTACTACCACAGTCGAACtacgtaggtcagctgaatcggccgtactgaattgtccctaggtgtggatgtgtgtgtgtgtgtgtgtgtgtgtgtgggccctgtgtgatggcttggcggcctgtccagggtgtctccctgcctgccgcccaatgactgctgggataggctccagcatccccacgaccctgagagcacgataagcggttcggataatggatggagggatggacgatATTCATTGCTGCTGAATTGTTGAGTCCAgtcatagtctctctctctctctccttctctctctccctctctccttctcacacagaaacacacatttgGCGTAGTTTGGTCCCTGCACATTGCTGCAGATAGACGTACTACTGTTGTCACAGATTGGGTGCAGGATGTACATTATGGGGGGTCAACACTCCAGAATGACCTTTGAGAATGACCCTAAAGAAGCAAAATTTATCATGGGGGCAGGGGGGCCTTGAACTGAACTGAAGTTTCTGATTGTTGCGTTGGACAC
The nucleotide sequence above comes from Lampris incognitus isolate fLamInc1 chromosome 10, fLamInc1.hap2, whole genome shotgun sequence. Encoded proteins:
- the LOC130119174 gene encoding potassium voltage-gated channel subfamily C member 1-like, with amino-acid sequence MTCSASDSEKIVINCGGIRHETYRSTLKTLPGTRLSWLTEPDAFSNFDYDPKSDEFFFDRHPATFAFILNYYRTGKLHCPNDVCGPLFEEELAFWGIDETDVEACCWMNYRQHRDAEEALDSFETPEPDVPEDDPALTGGADGDLKRLCLQEDGRKATWWEVWQPNIWALFEDPYSSKYARVEEQAERSEGPELAQHPSVVSAYADDVTVFVQGEGDVRELKESPVLYEKASSAKVNWGKEFMLYTLVAFVAVSLAIKTSCLNAVQVLL